A stretch of Armatimonadota bacterium DNA encodes these proteins:
- a CDS encoding diguanylate cyclase: MRGARIERSRAKLALDVLRYVGEVARYRWMKIPIGKRLSFYLFLGGLVILLGYAFVARQLAVANGRALHKEAVASALSAWLMVEDERLRSLELVSGGNLAATNRRLLAESRLAMQKMAGWKTSGYFAHNGLLYRGAVSISEEGRKILLAEPVDFGDGSRIGGKISFVPAPNAPISAAQLVRDGLGNPIGAWKVDLPHSALAKVSPAVEQAGWLLFGFGLIMILGATFGLVVTLRRLMRPFVEASARLSVGDWESRVIYAANDEFGQLSLAFNRMAESLNRAFEDSQRQQSEIELNKRNLEQLNDRLTQANGELQRANQQLLDANARLEEAATTDGLTGLSNHRTFQDALLHLCQMARRYEQWIALVVLDIDHFKDYNDTFGHPAGDELLKLVAQTLRITGRDADIVARHGGEEFALILPNTDLKAAVQAAERLREAIGLLDCIGGRVTASFGVSAAYGPDVMAGNLLLCADKAMYEAKRSGRNRVCVSDQSPGARAS, from the coding sequence ATGCGAGGGGCGAGAATCGAGCGCTCCAGGGCGAAATTGGCTCTGGATGTCTTGCGCTATGTGGGCGAAGTGGCACGCTACCGATGGATGAAGATACCCATCGGAAAGAGGCTTTCGTTCTATCTCTTCCTTGGGGGCCTCGTAATCTTGCTAGGTTATGCGTTCGTCGCGCGACAGTTGGCCGTTGCGAACGGGCGAGCGCTCCACAAAGAGGCCGTCGCCTCAGCGCTCTCTGCCTGGCTGATGGTGGAAGACGAGCGCCTTCGAAGCCTAGAGCTCGTTTCTGGCGGAAATCTCGCTGCAACAAACAGGAGACTTTTGGCGGAATCCCGCCTCGCTATGCAGAAGATGGCCGGATGGAAAACTTCCGGATACTTTGCCCATAACGGCCTGCTTTATCGCGGCGCCGTCTCGATTTCTGAAGAGGGCAGAAAGATTCTCCTTGCGGAACCCGTCGACTTTGGCGATGGTTCTAGAATCGGCGGCAAGATCTCCTTTGTTCCAGCCCCGAATGCGCCGATCTCGGCCGCACAACTGGTGCGAGACGGGCTGGGCAATCCGATCGGCGCTTGGAAGGTCGATCTTCCGCACAGCGCATTGGCAAAGGTCTCGCCTGCGGTCGAGCAGGCCGGTTGGCTTCTATTCGGCTTTGGGCTGATCATGATCTTGGGCGCAACGTTCGGCCTCGTCGTAACGCTTCGCAGGCTGATGAGGCCGTTTGTCGAGGCCTCTGCCCGTCTTTCGGTAGGCGATTGGGAAAGCCGCGTGATCTACGCCGCTAATGACGAATTCGGCCAATTGTCGCTCGCCTTTAATCGCATGGCCGAAAGTCTCAATCGCGCATTCGAGGATTCGCAAAGACAACAGAGCGAAATCGAACTCAACAAGCGCAACCTCGAACAGCTCAACGATCGACTCACCCAAGCAAACGGCGAGCTTCAGCGAGCGAATCAGCAGCTATTGGACGCCAACGCCCGACTCGAAGAAGCCGCGACGACGGACGGTCTGACCGGACTCTCCAATCACCGCACGTTCCAAGACGCGCTTCTGCATCTGTGCCAGATGGCCCGGCGATATGAGCAGTGGATCGCTCTCGTCGTGCTCGACATCGATCACTTCAAGGATTACAACGACACCTTTGGCCATCCCGCAGGCGACGAATTGCTGAAGTTAGTCGCTCAGACTCTCCGAATCACCGGTCGAGATGCAGACATCGTCGCGCGTCATGGCGGCGAAGAGTTCGCGCTGATTCTGCCCAACACCGACCTGAAAGCCGCCGTGCAAGCTGCCGAACGATTGCGCGAGGCGATCGGCCTGCTCGATTGCATCGGAGGGCGAGTAACCGCGAGCTTTGGCGTCTCCGCCGCCTATGGACCGGACGTGATGGCCGGCAATCTGCTCTTGTGCGCCGACAAAGCGATGTACGAAGCCAAGCGCTCGGGACGCAACCGAGTTTGCGTTTCCGATCAGAGCCCTGGCGCCAGGGCCTCTTAA
- a CDS encoding zinc metalloprotease: MRFTFLAIATAFALSATAQHKHDPTFWIGDYAFASQEAFILSGARCATPDPTLAEMEAVEKCLQQAGGADIQAVRYITVYFHVIYSTTGAGNVSDAQIQNQLTVMNKGFAGQDLPRSGQGPSAQPTANTNFQFVLGGITRTQNNTWFGMTPGSSAEAQAKNALRVGGANVLNIYTANPSGGYLGWATFPWNYASNPKSDGVVVLYSTLPGGSAAPYNLGDTATHEVGHWMGLYHTFQGGCTTNNDYVSDTPAERWPYYGCPGSYPNTCSGNRYPGRDPIENFMDYTDDACMFQFTAGQASRMSTMAANYRGL, translated from the coding sequence ATGCGATTTACCTTTCTGGCCATTGCAACAGCCTTCGCGCTGTCCGCAACGGCCCAGCACAAGCACGATCCAACCTTCTGGATCGGAGATTATGCCTTCGCCTCGCAAGAGGCCTTCATCCTGAGCGGCGCGCGCTGCGCTACGCCCGATCCGACCCTTGCCGAGATGGAGGCCGTCGAAAAATGCCTCCAACAGGCTGGCGGAGCGGACATCCAGGCGGTCCGATACATAACGGTCTACTTCCACGTCATCTACAGCACGACCGGAGCTGGCAACGTCTCCGATGCCCAGATTCAGAATCAACTGACCGTCATGAACAAGGGCTTCGCCGGTCAAGACTTGCCGCGCTCGGGCCAAGGCCCCTCCGCCCAACCCACCGCGAACACCAACTTTCAGTTCGTCCTCGGCGGAATCACCCGAACGCAGAACAACACCTGGTTCGGCATGACTCCCGGCAGCTCCGCCGAAGCCCAGGCCAAAAACGCCCTGCGCGTCGGCGGAGCCAACGTCCTGAACATCTATACGGCCAATCCTTCGGGCGGCTATCTGGGCTGGGCGACTTTCCCGTGGAACTACGCCTCCAATCCAAAGAGCGACGGCGTCGTCGTGCTCTATTCCACTTTGCCGGGCGGCTCCGCCGCGCCGTATAACCTGGGCGATACTGCGACCCACGAAGTCGGGCACTGGATGGGGCTCTACCACACCTTCCAAGGCGGATGCACCACCAACAACGATTACGTCTCCGACACCCCTGCAGAGCGATGGCCTTACTACGGTTGCCCGGGCTCCTATCCGAACACCTGTAGCGGCAATCGATACCCAGGACGCGACCCCATCGAGAACTTCATGGACTACACCGACGATGCCTGCATGTTCCAATTCACAGCGGGCCAAGCCAGTCGCATGAGCACGATGGCCGCCAACTATCGCGGACTATAA
- the folK gene encoding 2-amino-4-hydroxy-6-hydroxymethyldihydropteridine diphosphokinase gives MSLGSNLGDRLGYLRRGLREVRLLGTVLASSSVYETAPVGGTSDPRPYLNMAVRLETELSPEGLLLALKSVESRVGRKDSTKNMPRELDIDLVLYDRLALKSERLEIPHPRMKERRFVLEPLVEIEPDLVLPDGAKAIDLLSLVLDQEAAKIDADVSI, from the coding sequence TTGAGCCTGGGCAGCAATTTGGGCGACCGGCTGGGCTATCTGCGCCGAGGGCTTAGGGAGGTTCGTCTGCTGGGGACCGTTCTAGCGTCGTCTTCGGTCTATGAGACGGCGCCTGTGGGCGGCACATCTGACCCAAGGCCATATCTGAACATGGCAGTTCGCCTAGAGACGGAATTAAGCCCCGAGGGGTTGCTACTGGCTCTAAAGAGCGTCGAGAGCAGGGTCGGGCGGAAGGACTCGACCAAAAACATGCCGCGGGAGCTCGACATCGACCTTGTGCTTTACGACCGTTTGGCGCTGAAGTCGGAGCGGCTGGAGATACCGCACCCTCGGATGAAGGAGCGGCGATTCGTGTTGGAGCCGTTGGTCGAGATCGAGCCGGACCTGGTTTTGCCCGACGGCGCGAAGGCGATAGATCTTTTGAGCCTAGTACTAGATCAGGAGGCGGCCAAGATCGATGCCGACGTTTCGATTTGA
- a CDS encoding DUF721 domain-containing protein encodes MKKLEKAADAKLGALRRLGIDKEYLDRTVVDSWPDAVGRQIASATQAKSLDRGELVVAVKNSVWLQEIQFHLPEILNRLNALAGRKAVKRITLKILPIRTRKIESAPAPKEPNHIEVEIPDPPEFAGVPTDLQASLKRAWVGNARLNAIRMAMGWRACIACGVPHDEETPLCAVCRGYR; translated from the coding sequence TTGAAAAAACTTGAAAAAGCAGCCGATGCAAAGTTAGGCGCATTGCGTCGGCTGGGTATCGACAAAGAGTACCTGGACCGAACGGTGGTCGACTCCTGGCCGGACGCCGTCGGACGACAGATCGCTTCGGCTACTCAGGCGAAAAGCCTCGATCGAGGCGAACTGGTCGTCGCCGTCAAGAACAGCGTATGGCTGCAAGAAATCCAGTTCCACCTCCCAGAAATACTCAATCGCCTCAACGCCCTTGCCGGCAGAAAAGCGGTCAAGCGCATAACCCTCAAGATTCTGCCGATACGAACGCGAAAAATCGAGTCCGCGCCCGCGCCCAAAGAACCAAACCACATCGAGGTCGAAATCCCAGACCCGCCCGAGTTCGCTGGCGTACCGACCGATCTTCAGGCGAGTTTGAAACGCGCATGGGTCGGCAATGCGCGACTAAATGCAATCCGGATGGCGATGGGATGGCGAGCCTGTATCGCGTGCGGAGTGCCGCACGATGAGGAGACCCCTTTGTGCGCCGTCTGCCGCGGCTATCGATAA
- a CDS encoding type II secretion system F family protein, whose translation MPTFRFEGVTPQGKKAQGSIQAESRDEAMRRLSDGGVMVQILSDTVAPVAPSVQATERRPWADSVLSHKDLSLFFAQFSATIKAGMGAAQALTHLSQSVRNRALAQACRSMVHEVSTGQRISEAMGRFPKLFPEYVIGTVRAGEAAGYLPDAMTELADYNERWHRLRIWYWIPKLALWNAVLIAPFIAISTKVFLDGLAAYGEDENLGVSGALGKAFKPLFWKFIMPLWAAVLFAWVVWSFALRSALEPLRARAALGLPIIFGYGRYTLANSLRAFLNHLERLYEAGLAPSTAWDLAAGAVPNQYVASRLRAIQTGDRNLNVAEAARQTGLFSEDLIGVLNTGVSTGDVPGMIGRMARYYEEEAGNQYAMTKPGVLRLGLLILLISSGIGMIGLANNYFGRIFDAVEEFMGTR comes from the coding sequence ATGCCGACGTTTCGATTTGAGGGCGTAACGCCGCAGGGGAAGAAAGCGCAGGGTTCGATCCAGGCCGAATCGAGGGATGAGGCGATGCGTCGGTTGTCGGACGGCGGCGTAATGGTTCAGATATTGTCCGATACGGTCGCTCCGGTTGCGCCCTCGGTGCAAGCGACAGAGAGGCGCCCTTGGGCCGATTCGGTTTTATCGCACAAGGACTTATCGCTCTTCTTTGCACAGTTCAGCGCGACGATCAAGGCCGGGATGGGCGCGGCCCAAGCGCTGACGCACTTGTCGCAATCGGTGAGAAACCGGGCGCTAGCGCAGGCGTGCCGTTCGATGGTTCACGAGGTCTCCACAGGCCAGCGGATCAGCGAGGCGATGGGGCGGTTTCCGAAGCTCTTCCCCGAGTACGTTATAGGCACGGTCCGAGCGGGCGAGGCAGCCGGCTATTTGCCCGATGCGATGACGGAGCTGGCGGACTACAACGAACGATGGCACAGGCTGCGAATATGGTACTGGATTCCAAAGCTGGCATTGTGGAACGCGGTACTGATCGCCCCGTTTATCGCAATATCGACCAAGGTGTTCTTGGACGGACTTGCGGCATACGGCGAGGATGAAAATTTGGGCGTGTCTGGGGCGTTGGGCAAAGCATTTAAGCCGCTGTTTTGGAAGTTCATCATGCCTCTTTGGGCGGCCGTGCTCTTTGCTTGGGTGGTGTGGTCTTTTGCGCTGCGTTCGGCATTGGAGCCGTTGCGGGCAAGGGCGGCGTTGGGACTGCCGATCATTTTCGGGTATGGGCGGTATACCCTGGCAAACTCGCTGCGGGCTTTCCTGAATCATCTGGAACGGCTGTACGAGGCGGGGCTTGCGCCTTCGACCGCGTGGGATTTGGCCGCAGGCGCCGTGCCGAACCAGTATGTCGCCTCTCGACTAAGAGCGATACAGACCGGCGATCGCAACCTGAACGTAGCAGAGGCGGCGCGGCAGACGGGGCTGTTTTCGGAAGATCTGATCGGGGTTTTGAACACGGGCGTGTCAACGGGCGACGTGCCGGGGATGATCGGGCGTATGGCGCGATATTACGAAGAGGAGGCCGGGAATCAATATGCAATGACAAAACCCGGCGTATTGCGGTTAGGGCTGTTGATACTCTTGATCTCGTCGGGTATCGGCATGATCGGCCTTGCGAACAACTACTTCGGTCGGATTTTCGATGCGGTCGAGGAGTTCATGGGGACGAGGTGA
- a CDS encoding NAD(P)-dependent oxidoreductase encodes MKVLVTGASGRIGANIVARLLKEGMSVIAAVRPRSKRIGKLAALQGDIQVVECDLTDRAGLAALSAGAEAIVHNGAHLGAGGPLMQFDVTLGSTVTLLESARDRADLKRFVQISSSIVYEGPTVRDEPQTEDEADYRITSGPYGAAKISTESWCCMFHARFGVPTTALRLPFVICGKEILEPSPEASIFGLQGQIGRMEGRSDAQSFVNEAKSAIETGAGLVAPLNEDGTAHLRHWCDVRDAVEGVWLALTKDEATGEAFNIMSRPMDFGEAAETLSDLTGLTVARLKHPDQYRYRFGLEKAGRLLGYSPRYDGRTIVTDAYRHWNGQDIGVIAT; translated from the coding sequence ATGAAAGTACTGGTAACCGGCGCGAGCGGACGGATTGGCGCGAACATTGTGGCTCGGCTCTTGAAGGAGGGCATGAGCGTGATCGCCGCCGTTCGCCCCCGGTCCAAACGAATAGGCAAACTGGCCGCTCTGCAGGGCGACATACAAGTCGTAGAGTGCGATTTGACCGACCGGGCGGGATTGGCCGCGCTGTCTGCGGGCGCCGAAGCCATCGTGCACAACGGCGCGCATTTGGGAGCGGGCGGGCCATTGATGCAGTTCGACGTTACGCTGGGCTCGACGGTAACGCTCTTAGAGTCCGCGCGCGACCGCGCGGACTTGAAGCGGTTCGTTCAGATCTCGTCCAGCATCGTCTACGAGGGGCCGACGGTGCGCGACGAGCCTCAGACAGAGGACGAGGCAGATTACCGCATCACTAGCGGACCATACGGCGCGGCCAAGATTTCGACGGAAAGTTGGTGCTGCATGTTTCATGCGCGATTTGGAGTTCCGACCACGGCGCTGCGACTTCCATTCGTTATCTGCGGCAAGGAGATTCTGGAGCCGAGTCCGGAGGCTTCGATCTTTGGCTTGCAGGGTCAGATCGGTCGGATGGAGGGTCGCTCTGACGCTCAGTCGTTTGTCAACGAGGCGAAGTCTGCCATTGAAACAGGCGCCGGGCTGGTTGCACCGTTGAACGAGGATGGCACGGCGCATTTGCGACATTGGTGCGACGTGCGGGACGCGGTGGAGGGCGTTTGGCTGGCTTTGACCAAGGATGAGGCGACTGGCGAAGCGTTCAACATCATGAGCCGTCCGATGGACTTTGGCGAGGCCGCCGAAACGCTTTCGGATCTGACGGGGCTGACGGTGGCGCGATTGAAGCATCCGGATCAGTATCGGTATCGATTCGGCCTGGAGAAGGCCGGGCGCTTGCTGGGCTATTCGCCGCGCTACGACGGTCGGACGATCGTGACGGACGCCTATCGCCATTGGAACGGGCAGGACATTGGCGTGATCGCGACCTAA
- a CDS encoding VOC family protein, protein MNPIHFECVVPILSVTDLDASLQYYKGKLGFVEDFVYPGSYAGISRGGKGIMLCQGGQGQPGTWVWFGVNDAQALYEEYVQRGADVKTPPSNYPWALEFHVQDPDGHVLRFGSDAMDDRPYDEWVEWYAD, encoded by the coding sequence ATGAACCCCATCCATTTCGAATGCGTCGTGCCCATCCTAAGCGTAACCGACCTTGACGCGAGCCTTCAATACTACAAGGGCAAACTGGGGTTTGTCGAAGACTTCGTCTACCCAGGCAGCTATGCCGGTATCTCAAGAGGCGGCAAGGGAATCATGCTCTGTCAAGGCGGGCAGGGACAGCCCGGGACGTGGGTCTGGTTCGGCGTGAACGACGCACAGGCGCTCTACGAAGAATATGTGCAACGAGGCGCCGACGTCAAGACGCCGCCCTCGAACTACCCTTGGGCGCTGGAGTTCCACGTCCAAGACCCCGATGGCCATGTATTGCGATTCGGCTCGGACGCGATGGATGACCGGCCCTACGATGAGTGGGTCGAATGGTATGCCGATTAG
- the recF gene encoding DNA replication/repair protein RecF yields the protein MWIRSLQVRSFRNLSAEEFYPDPGLNVIVGPNAQGKTNLLEAIFYAGRLTPFRGSRDADLVLHGQSVAWLLCAYERDGSREEIEIEIPTSGRRRCKINGSPVHRLSDAIGRLSVVSFCATDLAIVSGEPSDRRRFLDDNLASISHKYRSAIEQYKRCLEQRNALLRNYAENRGGLDDLPDWDAQLGKHGGRVMAIRQLFLTDLNGRASAIHPELSNGKDRLKLEYHPAVQEGSSTTEAEWADRLLQSLQLNAKEEQRRGMTLSGPHRDDFVAYVDDKDARSFASQGQQRTAALSIKMAQIGLVEDRLKHAPIVLLDDVFSDLDPNRRQDLMKFLEGRAQTLITCTDLGSFSDKILERARITRVLGGRLMSIEKT from the coding sequence ATGTGGATCCGGAGCCTTCAGGTCAGGAGCTTCCGAAATCTGAGCGCCGAAGAGTTTTACCCCGACCCTGGACTCAACGTCATTGTTGGTCCAAACGCGCAAGGGAAAACGAATCTCTTGGAGGCGATCTTCTACGCCGGGCGGCTTACTCCATTCCGAGGCTCGCGCGACGCCGATCTCGTGCTCCATGGTCAGTCCGTAGCATGGTTGCTCTGCGCGTACGAGAGGGACGGCTCCCGAGAAGAAATAGAGATTGAGATTCCAACCTCGGGCAGAAGGCGGTGCAAGATCAACGGCTCGCCCGTCCACCGTTTGTCCGATGCCATCGGTCGCCTATCGGTCGTCAGCTTCTGCGCGACCGACCTGGCCATCGTCTCCGGAGAGCCGTCCGATCGTCGCCGGTTCTTAGATGACAACTTGGCCTCGATAAGCCATAAATACCGCTCCGCGATTGAACAGTACAAGCGATGCCTGGAGCAGAGAAACGCGCTCCTTAGAAACTACGCCGAAAATCGAGGGGGATTGGACGATCTGCCCGACTGGGACGCCCAGCTCGGCAAACACGGAGGCCGAGTAATGGCCATCCGACAACTCTTTCTAACCGACCTAAACGGCAGGGCGAGCGCGATCCACCCAGAACTCTCTAACGGAAAGGATCGACTAAAATTGGAGTACCATCCAGCGGTTCAAGAAGGCAGTTCGACCACAGAGGCCGAATGGGCTGATAGATTGTTGCAATCGTTGCAACTGAACGCGAAGGAGGAGCAGCGCAGAGGCATGACCCTTTCTGGCCCTCATCGAGACGACTTTGTTGCCTATGTGGACGATAAAGACGCCCGTAGTTTCGCCTCGCAGGGCCAGCAGCGCACGGCCGCCCTTAGTATAAAGATGGCGCAGATCGGACTGGTCGAAGATCGGCTCAAGCACGCGCCGATCGTGCTGTTAGACGATGTCTTCAGCGACCTAGACCCCAATCGTCGCCAAGACCTTATGAAGTTCTTGGAGGGCCGCGCCCAAACACTGATTACCTGTACCGACCTCGGCTCGTTTAGCGACAAGATACTGGAGCGCGCAAGGATTACGCGCGTATTGGGCGGGAGGCTGATGTCGATTGAAAAAACTTGA
- a CDS encoding (Fe-S)-binding protein — protein sequence MAEPSLLDLQKCIHCGLCLQSCPTFLSTGSEADSPRGRIYLMRAAVEGRMDWSQVQPHIDRCMGCLSCQTACPSGVPYAKLIESARAQVEEEARSGPEAFWRRLALTAFTRPGLLRFGLVAARTLGIKRPPRFLARKLGAAEVKMRLPRLPEYRWRPRPVYPAIGESRGRVALLKGCAMSVLFPQVHRATVAVLRQNGFEVCAPKHQGCCGALWAHNGYPDRAKKAALKLARSFAGHDYVIVNSAGCGSAMKEYASLWPDGQAPETIVRLAQKTKDITEFLIEQGFKPGVLLNPLAAGYHDACHLSHGQGVRNQPREMLRSIQGLTLLEIPEICCGSAGIYNLLQPELATDALKSKVRSILDSGAQAVVSANPGCTLWIAQGLAQAKRPLPILHPIELLAQAYTVE from the coding sequence ATGGCGGAGCCGTCCTTGCTCGATCTGCAAAAGTGCATCCACTGCGGCCTGTGCCTGCAATCATGCCCGACCTTCCTTTCCACCGGCTCCGAGGCCGATTCTCCCAGAGGCCGCATCTATCTGATGCGCGCCGCGGTCGAAGGCCGCATGGACTGGTCTCAAGTTCAGCCCCACATCGATCGCTGTATGGGTTGCTTGAGCTGTCAGACGGCCTGCCCCAGCGGAGTCCCTTACGCCAAACTCATCGAATCGGCCCGCGCCCAGGTCGAAGAAGAAGCCCGCTCTGGGCCCGAAGCCTTTTGGCGACGCCTGGCATTGACTGCCTTCACACGGCCCGGGCTGCTTCGCTTCGGCTTGGTCGCCGCCCGAACGCTCGGTATCAAGCGCCCGCCAAGGTTCCTCGCCCGAAAGTTGGGCGCGGCCGAGGTCAAGATGCGCCTGCCCAGGCTACCGGAGTATCGATGGCGGCCGCGCCCCGTCTACCCGGCCATCGGAGAATCCAGAGGCCGGGTCGCCCTGCTCAAGGGGTGCGCCATGTCGGTGCTCTTTCCCCAAGTCCATCGCGCTACGGTAGCCGTTCTGCGCCAAAACGGCTTTGAGGTCTGCGCGCCAAAGCACCAAGGCTGCTGCGGCGCTCTCTGGGCGCACAATGGCTACCCCGACCGAGCCAAAAAGGCCGCCCTTAAGCTTGCTCGTAGCTTTGCCGGCCACGACTATGTCATCGTCAACTCGGCCGGATGCGGATCGGCCATGAAAGAGTACGCCTCTCTTTGGCCCGACGGGCAAGCGCCCGAGACAATCGTCAGACTCGCCCAAAAGACTAAGGACATTACGGAGTTCCTGATCGAACAGGGATTCAAGCCGGGCGTCTTGCTCAATCCGCTCGCTGCGGGCTACCACGATGCTTGCCATCTTTCTCATGGCCAGGGCGTTCGCAATCAGCCGAGAGAGATGCTAAGATCGATCCAAGGCCTAACACTGCTCGAAATCCCCGAAATCTGTTGCGGTTCGGCGGGCATCTACAACCTGCTTCAACCTGAACTGGCTACCGACGCCCTCAAGTCCAAGGTTCGATCCATCCTCGATTCGGGCGCGCAGGCCGTCGTTTCGGCTAACCCTGGCTGCACGCTTTGGATCGCCCAAGGTCTGGCTCAAGCCAAACGCCCGCTGCCCATCCTGCACCCGATCGAGTTGTTGGCACAGGCCTACACTGTGGAATAA
- a CDS encoding prepilin-type N-terminal cleavage/methylation domain-containing protein, producing MNRRGFTLIELLVVIAIIAILAAILFPVFTQARESARLTQCGSNMRQLGTAWMMYAQDWDEYVVQLVKGGCTGEGVSNNEVWTGTLQPYVKNLGVLLCPTSTSTTPGTHFGLNDLPQNFDYRVQPIGMNSYLTPYWNYAYYTRNNQCRYLHMSRLDEPVRTAVITDGVPGPNLNTSGFGGYWVNICNGINRGFAISDRHRGTGRDFLQGGVPSNPNAFRLYVGVSNMVFADGHVKATPTRTLANWRVVGPDPNCFCVNYNAARVIFDPEAPRPDDTPLCNGHGIE from the coding sequence ATGAACCGACGGGGCTTTACGCTTATTGAACTCTTAGTCGTGATCGCGATCATAGCGATATTGGCGGCTATTCTATTTCCTGTGTTTACCCAGGCTCGCGAGTCTGCCAGGCTGACGCAGTGCGGCAGCAATATGAGGCAGCTAGGCACGGCCTGGATGATGTACGCCCAAGATTGGGACGAGTACGTCGTTCAATTAGTGAAAGGCGGCTGCACGGGCGAAGGCGTGTCGAATAACGAGGTATGGACCGGCACCCTGCAACCGTATGTGAAGAACCTAGGGGTGCTTTTGTGCCCAACATCGACCAGCACGACCCCTGGCACCCATTTTGGACTGAACGACTTGCCTCAAAACTTCGACTATCGAGTTCAGCCGATTGGGATGAACAGCTACCTGACGCCCTATTGGAACTATGCGTATTACACGCGAAACAATCAATGCCGGTATCTCCACATGTCGAGACTGGACGAGCCAGTTCGGACCGCGGTCATCACCGACGGCGTGCCCGGACCTAATCTCAACACCTCGGGCTTTGGCGGCTATTGGGTGAACATTTGCAACGGCATCAACCGCGGGTTTGCCATTTCGGATCGGCATCGAGGAACGGGCAGAGATTTTCTTCAAGGTGGCGTGCCCAGCAATCCGAACGCTTTTCGGCTCTATGTCGGCGTGAGCAACATGGTGTTTGCAGACGGGCATGTGAAGGCGACCCCGACAAGAACGCTGGCCAACTGGCGCGTGGTGGGGCCTGACCCCAATTGCTTCTGCGTGAACTATAACGCCGCCCGAGTCATTTTCGATCCAGAGGCGCCTCGTCCGGACGACACACCGCTCTGCAACGGACACGGAATCGAATAG